The Methylopila sp. M107 genome contains the following window.
GCCGTCGAAGGCCGGATGATGGTCCACCTCGTACTGGACGCCCGCCTTCCGCCGAAACACCAGCCGCGGGGCGGCGTCCGGGGTCGCCCTGTCGATGAGGTGGGATTCGCTCGTGTCGTGGTCCGCGACGCTGATCACGAGATACTTGCCGGATCGGGTCTCGTCGACCCTGACGAACCAGCCGGGCTCCGGCTCGCGGTAGACGAGGACATCCTGCGAGGCGTCCGTCCCGAGGCTGTGCCGATAGACTTCGAGGGCGCGGTGGTCCTGGTCGATCCGCGAATACCAGAAGCTCTCCCCGTCCGCCGCCCACACGGCCGACCCCGCGGTGTCGGGCACGCGATCGGCGATGTCCTCGCCGGTCGAGAGATCCCGCACCCGCATCGCATAGTATTCGGAGCCGGCGTCGTCCGCGCTCCAGGCGAGTAGCGTGTGGTCCGGAGAGGGCGCCCATCCGCCGAGCTTGAAATAGGCGAGGGCGCCCGCAAGCGCGTCGCCGTCGAGCAATATCTGCTCCGAAGCGTCCGAGCCGTCGGCGGGCCGTCGGACGACCAGAGGATGCTGACCGCCCGCCCGGTGGCGCACGGCGTATTCAAACGGGCCGTCCCGCGTCGGCACGCTCGAATCGTCTTCCTTGATGCGGCCGCGCATCTCGGCGACCAGCTGCGTCTTCAAGTCGTCGAGAGGTTCGAGGAGATGCGCCGCATAGGCGTTCTCCGCCTCGAGATAGGCCCGGATGTCGGCCGGCAGCGCCTCGGGTCGGCGAATCGCTTCCCGCCAGTTTTCCGCCTTCAACCAGGAATACGGATCGGAGATCGTCCGCCCGTGAAACTGAACGGCGTGCGGCCGTTTTTCAGCCGCCGGCGGGCGCACGGAAGACGACGACAGAGGCTCGGAGTCTGGCGCGGCGGAGCGAAGCGGCATCGAACGATGACTTTCAAAAAACTGTTGGTTCTTCTAGGCGACCCGGGCGGTCGACGGACGATCGGTAGACCTCCGGCGCCCGCCGGGCAACCGCCGAAGCTCGCAACCGGCCGATTGAAGCTGCGCTGAACGCGCAACGTTTGCGCTCACTCGACTCTGGAGCGATAGATGACGCAGTCTTTACGGCCTATTGCACAAGAAAAGCAGTTCAAAAGGCCGATAAGAACTTGCACGACAGTCGAGCCTCGTCTATCTACCGAGCAGTCATGTTGCCGACGAATCGTCAGCCTCCGTAATCGTAGCGAGCTGTCGGTATACGTAGATGACAGCCCCAAGAGGGTGTTGCGTTCTATAGCGATCCAACCACCCCTAATTCATGCACGGAATCAGATTTCATGAGCGATACCGCCCCCTCGTCCAACTACATCGAGCTCGCGGCCGACATTGTATCGGCCTATGTCAGCAACAACTCGGTCGCCGCGGCGGATCTGCCTTCGCTGATCAATGAAGTGCATGGCGCCCTGAGCCGCGTCTCCACCGGCGTCGTCGAGACGGTCGCCGAGGCCCCCAAGCCGGCGGTGCCGCTGAAGAAGTCGGTTACGTCCGACTACATCATCTGCCTCGAGGACGGGAAGAAGTTTAAGTCGCTCAAGCGCCACCTGCGCACGCAGTACAACATGTCGCCCGAGGAATATCGCGAAAAGTGGGGTCTTGCGCCCGACTATCCGATGGTTGCGCCGAACTATGCGGCCGCCCGGTCCGAGCTCGCCAAGAAAATGGGCCTCGGCCAGCAGCGCGGCAAGCGCGGCCGCTGAGGCCAGTCGCGCCCCTCTGCGGTTTCCCGCAAAGGTTTTCAGACGCCGTCCGGTCCTCCGGGCGGCGTCTTTGTTTTTCGGCTCAAAGCTAGATCTCCCGCCGGCGGCCAGCCTCTTCCGCCGCCAGCGCCTGCGTCAGGGCCAGGTGGCGATTGAGGTCGTAGGTCCAGTGCCCCGCCGCGCCGCGGCTGCGTTCCGCGCGGAGCGCGCGCTGGAGCTTCGCGCGGATCATCTCATCGAGATCGGGACCCGCGTTCTCCAGGTCCCGCGCGTCGAACGCGATAAGCCGCGGCAACGTCCGGCGGCGGTCGTAACAGGCGCGGCCCCCCGCGATCGCCGCCGCCGCGCCGTCATCGGCTGCGGCGCGCCACCCGCGGATTGCTCGCCTCGCCTGAGCGGCTTCTGCGGATCCAACCCCCAGATCGTCGTTTGCTCGCGTCATGACCGGTCTCCTCTTCCCCACCCGCAAAGCATGGGAGAACTAAAGCCCGTAGACAAGATAAAAATCCTAAAATAGGATCGTAGGCGGATATCGAGAAGGAGCCGTCGCATGGCCAGTATCTCCGCCACGAAGCGAAAGACGAGCGACCGGAAGCCGAAGCGCATGTCGTCGAAGACGCAGTCTCTGGCTCGTCTTGCTGCGGCGGGAGCGCGCGGGCTGGCCGACGATCAGCAGGGCGCGAACTGGATGCTCGAGAATGATCTGGCCGAGCGACGCGACGGACGCCTCGTCGCCACAGACGCCGGTCGCGCGCGGGCGATCAGGGAGGCGGGCGGTCCGGAGCCTTTCCTCGCCCAACACAGGGAGCTTGGCCGCCGCGTGCTGGCGACCGGAGCCGGTCGCGAGAGCCTGCTGGTCGATCTCGACGAAAGTCCGCTCGCCTGGCTCGCGCGGCGCAAGAACAGGGATGGACGGCCCCTGTTGTCCGCCGTCGAGGTTACGGCCGGCGAAAGGCTGAGGGCCGACTTCTACCGCGGCCAGATGAGCCCGCGCGTCACCGCGAACTGGGAGGCGTCGGTGTCGCGCGGCAGGCGCGGCGGCGGCGGCTCGGTCGCGGAAATGACGGAGGCGGCGCTCGCGGCGCGGATGCGGGTGTCGCGGGCGCTCGACGCCGTCGGGCCGGAGCTCTCCGGGGCGCTGATCGACGTGTGCTGCTTCCTGAAGGGCGTCGCCGACGTCGAGCGCGAGCGCGGTTGGCCCGCGCGCGGCGCGAAGCTCGTGCTCGGCCTCGCGCTGACGCGGCTCGCTCGCCATTACGGCTTGATGGCGGAAGGGACGGGCGGCGGGCGGATTGTCGTCTGGGGCGCGCCGGACAGCCGTCCGACGATCGACGGCGTCTAAAGCCGTTCAGGCGCTTGCGGGCGCGCCCTCGGCCCCGACGATGGAGGCCGCCTCGCGCTTGATCCGCTCGACCATGGACCGCAGCCCGTTGGAGCGCTGCGGCGTCAGGTGCTCGCGGAGCTTTATGCGGTCGAACGTCTCGCCGGCGTCGATGGCGAGGACCTCGCGCGCCTTGCGGCCGGAATAGAGCGCGATCGTTACGGCGACGAGGCCCTTGACCAGATGGGCGTCGCTGTCGCCGCGAAACGTCATCACCTGATCGGGGCCGGGGCCCACGCTCGTCTGGAGCCAGACCTGGCTCGCGCAGCCCTGGACCTTGTTGGCCGCGGTGTGGGCCTCCTCGGGCAGCGGCTCGAGCTCCCGGCCGAGCTCGATGAGGAAGCGGATGCGCTCCTCCCAGTCGTCGATGAATTCGAAGCCGTCGATGATCTCGTCGATTGTCATGATCTGTCCCGCGCGCACTCGGAGTTAGTGCGCCCGCGGCCGCCGCGCAAAGAAAAATGCGCCGCGCCTGCGCCGACCCGAGGGCGCGGCGGAAGCTGCGGCGCAAGGTTCCGACGGAGGCAGGACCGTCGGGGTGACGTACGGTCCGCGCGCGGCGCGGACCGGATGGGAGGTCAGGTGGCGGGGCCGCGCCAGGCCGGCTTGCGGTCGGACGGGCTCAGCGTCTGGCGCCCGGCGGAGGCCGGCATGACCTGACCGGCGGATTTGTCGGCCGACTTGGCCGCCGCGCCTGTCTTCAGATCGATGGCGGCGGTCGGCGCGTCCTTCGCGCCGGCCGCGAAGTAGCCAGTGAGGGCGGTGGCGCCCTCGCGGGCCCGTTCGCCCACGATCTTGAGCGCCTGGCCTCCGACCGTGCAGGCTTCCGGCTGGCGGGAGCAGAAGCCGCCGACGTCCGAGACGGTGGCGCCCGCCGCGGCCATGGCCGACAGCGCGTCGATCGACGCGCGGTCCTTCGAGGACGGGCCTCCGCTCTTGCCGTCGCCGCCGAACGGCAGGACCAGCAGCAGCAACGAGACCCAGAATGCGGTGCGGATGAGGAAAAACATCGGTCTGCTCGCCTGTCTGTCGCCGGCCTCCGCGCTCGTTCTTCGGGCGGCGCGGTGAGCCGATGACAGGACGCTAGCAGAGCCGGCCTAATTCCCGGTCACGGCGGGCGGCGTAATTTGAACGCTCCGGTTCACCTTTCGAAAAGCTTTCGGAAAGTTTTTGGAAAGCTTTAGCGATCGATCGCCAATGCGCGACGTCGCGAATTCGTTAGGCTGAATCCTTCGTTTTTTAGCTTTCGTTTAAGCCGCTGCTGACAGTGTGTGCGGGCTCGGAAGCGTCGCGTCGCAACTGCGGACGCCGCCGGGCGCGGCGCGAAACGCGCCGATGTCGGAGTGTTGGCGCGTTGCTTCAGATCGCAGGTTTCCAAGCGCTCGCGGAGCACGTCGCCCAGAGGGTTCATCCCCTCGCGGCGCACGACCCCGCGCTCGCCTTGCGTCATCGCGACGTCATCCTCACCCATCTCGCGGTCGGCGCCCTGCCGTTCGCGGGGCTTCCGGCGCTGCTCGCCTTCGGCGCGGCGCCGTCGGGCCTCGGGATCGCTGCCTTCGCCTGGGCGACCGCGCCGATCGTGGTCGCGCTCGGCCTGTCGCAGACCGGCGCGCTCGACCGGGCGCTCGCCGGACTGTCGTTCGCCTTCATCGTCATGGTCGCGGTCGCGGCGGCGCTGACCGGCGGTCTCGCCTCGCCCGCGCTCGCGCTGTTCCTGCTGCCGGTCGTCGAGGCCGGCCTGACGGGCTCGCGGCCGGCGCTCAAATCCTCCGTCGCCGCGATCCTCGCCGCGATCGGCGGCCTTGTCTGGCTGACCGCGACGGGGCTGCCCGCGGTCGCGTTCGAGCCGGCCTTCGCGATCGTCTGCGGCGTCGCCTCCTCGACCTATGCGGTCGCGCTCGCCTTGCGGGCGGTCGCCGCCAGCGCCGCCGTGGAGCGCGCCGGCCAGCCGAGCGACGAGCGGTTCGAGCTGTTCGCAGGCTCGGTCGGCGATCTCGTCACCCGGCATGCGGGAAACGGCGCCGCGACCTTCGTCTCGCCCGCCGCCTTCGACCTGATCGGCGCGTGGCCGCGCGAGCTGATGGGGGAGGGGCTGTTCCAGCGCGTCCACATCGCCGACCGGCCGGCCTTCCTGCAGGCGCTCGCCTGCGCGGGCGACGGCCAGGACACCAAGGTCGTGGAGCTCAGGCTGCGCCGCGACGATGCGTCGGGGCGGCCTTCCTTCGTGTGGGTCGAGATGGCGGCGCGCCGCGTCCGCGCCCACGAGGCCGACGCCGTCTCGACGCAGGCGAGCCCCGTGGTCGCGATGTTCCGCGACGTAGGCGCCCGCAAGGCGAACGAGGAGGTGCTGGTCGCGGCCCGCGAGGAGGCCGAGCGCGCGAGCCTCGCCAAGACCCGCTTCCTCGCGCATATGAGCCACGAGCTGCGCACCCCGCTCAACGCCATCATCGGCTTCTCGGAAGCCCTGTCGGACGACGCGCTGATGCGCCCGACGCCGGAACGGCGCGCCGAATATGCGGCGCTGATCCGCGGCTCCGGCGAGCATCTGCTCGAGATCGTCAACTCGATCCTTGACACCGCGCGGATCGAGAGCGGCGCCTTCGCGGTCGCGACCGAGCGCTGCGCGCTTCGGCCGATCGTCGAGACCTGCGTCAGCCTCGTCGCGCTGAAGGCGCAGGCCGGCGGGGTCCGGCTCACGGTCGACGAGGCGCCGGGCACGCCCGAGGTCGACGCCGACCCCCGCGCCATGACGCAGATCGCGCTCAATCTGGTCGCGAACGCGGTCAAGTTCACTCCGCGGGGCGGCCAGGTCACGGTCTCGCTCGGCAGCCTGCGCGGCGGCGTGTCGCTCAGCGTGCGCGACACCGGTTGCGGCATCGCGCCGGAAAACATCGCGCGGCTCGGCGAGGCGTTCTTCCGCGCCGAGGACGGCGTGGTGCGCGAGGGCACGGGGCTCGGCCTGTCGGTCGTGCGCGGCCTCGTCGCGCTGCATGGCGGCGAACTCGAAGTCGACAGCGCCCTCGGGCGCGGCACCACCGTGACGGTTCTTCTGCCGCCGGCGAAAACCGTGATCAACACCATCGAAGAGAAGGCGAGACGTCGTGCCTAAGGCCATCACGAACCGTCATCCCCTCGAAGACGAGGCCTTGGGTCCGCTCGGCTCGATCCTCGCTCTGGTCGCGCGGCGGCCGCTCGACATGCTCGCCGGCGCGCTCGCCGCCGCGTGCACGGTCATGATCTTCGTCAACGCGCTGGTGATCCAGCAGGGACGTCCCGCCGTCGAGACGCCGCGCGCCGCCCCGCACGCCGCGCAGACCGCCCCCGCCCAGCAGAAGAGCGAGGCGCCGAAGCGCAGCGATCTCGTCGCGCAGGTGCAGACCGCTCTGGCCGAACGCGACCTCTATGAGGGCGTCGTCGACGGCCTGCCGGGCTCCGCCACGGTCGCTGCGATCCGCGCCTTTGAGCAGTCGCAGGGCATGACGCCGACGGGCGAGGCCAGCGACCGGATCCTTGCGGCGCTCCTCACGGCGCCGATGCGCCGCAGCGAGGCCGCGCGTCCTGCGAAGCAGCCGACGGCGCCCGCGCCGCTCGCCACCGGCTCGACGGGGCCCGTCAATCCCAAGCTGATGGCGGCGCAGCGCGCGCTCGCCAAGATCGGCTACGGCCCGGTCTCGATCGACGGAAAGCTCGGCGTCGAGACGCGCAACGCCATCCGAAACTTCGAGCGCGACCGCGGAATCCCCGAGACTGGCGAACTGACGCCCGCCGTGCTGCGCTCCCTGCAGGCGGTGACGGGCGCGCCGCTGCAGTGACGGCGCGGTCGAACCATTGAGCGCGCGCGTCACGTCGGACTTCTGGGTCTCGGCCTATGTCCGGCGCTGCGCCCTCGAGGGCGCCTATGCGCTGATCCGCAAGCGCGGCTCCCGCGAGGCCGGCGCCATCTTCATCGTGGTCGACCGGCTGGACCGGACCAACGACCTCTATGGCCCAGCGCCGCAAAGCGAAGCCGACGACGATCTGAACGGGCGGAACTTCGAGCGCGTCGCCGAAGGCCTCGACGGGCTGGCGATCGAGGAGAAGCTGGCGCGCGAGGCGCGGTTCGACCCCGACCTCTGGATCGTCGTGGTCGAAGACCGGACGGGCGACGCCCACTTCACGACGGACTGAACAGTCCTCAGCCGCGACGGCGGGCGGCCTCCTGCCGGTCGCGGTCCACGGCGCGGCGTCCGGAAGCGGCCGCCGTGCGCGCGGCGCCGGCGCGATCGGGCGTCGTGAGCGGCTCGAAGGCGGGCTCGTGGCGGGGCGCTGCGGCGCGGATCGGCATTCCGGCGAGCGCGAAGACCAGTTCGGCGGCCGCGGCGCGCGGGGTGGCCTCGGCGATCTCGACGAGGCCGAAGAAGCGCACAACGGATTGCGCGATCTCGGGCTGGGCGATCAGCAGCGCGCGCACGATCATCTCGTCCGAGACGCCTGCCGCCCGCAGCATCATCACGAAAGGCTCGCCGCTCGCCTCGGTCGCGAGCCGCGCCGCTTCGTCGGGCTTCAGCGCGAGCGCGTCGGCCAGCGCCTCGGCGATCGCCTCGGCCTGTCCCGGGCCGGCGTCGAGCGTCGCCAGCATCTCCGACAGCGCCTCGGCGTTGCGGACGGTGCGGGCGGCGGTGGAAAGCCTTGGCGGCCGGGCGGCGAGCGCTTCGCGGATCGCCGCGCGCCGGTCGGGTCCCGCCTGACGGTAGAGCGGCGCGAGCGCCGCGGCGTCGATGTCGTCGCGCCGCAGCAGGACGGCCGCGAGCGCCGGCGCGCCGACGGCGCGTTCGACAAGGCTCTGGAGCGGGCCGTCGCGCAGGGCGGCGGCCGGGTTGGCCGCGAGCGTCTCCAGCACGAGGTCGTCCTGATGATGCGCCAGCATGCGCGCCAGCTCGTCGTCGATGTCCGCGCGGGACGCCACGGCGGCCGCGTCCAGCGGGCCGCCCTCCAGCGCAACGGCGAGGAGCTTCACCCGCGGCGCGTCGGCGAAATAAGCGAGGATCGGAGTCGACACCGGCTCGACGTCCGCGATCAGCCTGTCGATCAGCTTGCGCGGAGCGCGCGGATCGTTGGCGAGCTTGCGGGCGACCGCGGCGCGGGATTCGACGTCGACCACGTCGAGCAGCTGGCCGGCGAGCTCCTCGTAGCGCCCGACCTCCTGGGCCGTGTGCTCGGGCTTCTGCACGAACAGGTCGGTGAGCACCCTCACCAGTATGGGGCGCGTGTCGACGCCGTCCTGCCGGTTCAGCCGTTCGAGCGTCTCGACGGGAAAGATATCTGCGGTCATTGCGGGGCCCCGAAGCCGGGCGCATTCGCCCGAAGCGTCGAGGAACTCTCGGCCCCGCATGGTTAGCGAACTGTTAAACCCCGCGCGCCGCCGTCCGTTTGGGTCGCCCGAGCGCGCTCAAGGCTTTGCCGATCTGTTGCACGCCGGACACGACCGGCGCCGACGCGTGGTTGGCGTGGCGCCGGTTACCACTCGTTAACCAATTCGGGCCCTCAATTGGCGTCAGACACGGCCCGCAGTCGGGCAAGAACCGGCCGGGCCATTTGAACCCACGCCCCACCTTCGGGGGAGGATCTCATGGGCCTCGTGCTCGCTTTCGATACCGCGCCCCGGCCGGCCGCCCGCCCGCCGCTGAAGCGCGTCCAGTCCGCCAAGAGCGCCGACATCCTGTTCTTCACAGGCGTCCGCTACGAACGGGACCGCCCGCGCGACGCCGCGCAGTCGGGTCCGATCGTCAACCATTCAGAACCGACCCAGGGCTCATGACGCCTCCGGCCGCTCCGGCGGCGTTCGCGCCGTCGGCGACGGCCGGAAGGTTCACGAGACTGGCGGGGGCGTTCTGCCTTGCGGGCGCCATGGCGGCCTGCTCGCAGACCGGCGACTTCGGCCGGAAGAACCCGAACGTCGTCAACGACTCCGTCCTGCCGGCCGTCGGGACCGCTCTCGCCTATACGCGCGCCGAACCGGTCTCGCCCTTCCGCGGGACCGACAACGAAGAGACCATGCGCGACCGCGCCTGGGCCGTGGTGATGCCGCCGCTCGAAGCGCAGCTGCGCGGCCGCATCCTGGCCGAGCTCATGCGGACCCGCGTCCTTCCGACCGGCGCCATCCGGCTCGAGAAGGAGAACTACGTCCAGACCCTGCTTTCGGTTGACTACCGGTCGAGCGCGGCGCGCTACGACCAACTGCTCGACAACGTGGTCGAAGACACCGCCCGGATCGAACCGTTCTTCGCAAGCGCGCACCGGGTCGACGTCGACGACCGGGCGCGCCGCCGGACGCTCGACCGCGCCCCCGAAGTCACGCCGGACGAACGCGCCGCCGCGCTCGCGCGGATCGAGGAGAACGGCGTCATGATCGCCTGGACCCGCGCGTCGTTCGAGGATCGCCTGATCGCCTATCGCTACGCGCTCGACCGGCTGATGATCGAGACGCCGGACCCGAAGGCCGACGAGGTCGCGGCCGCGATCGCAGCCTTCGAGATGGTGCTGAGGAGCCTCAGACCGCTCGGGCCCCAGCGCGGCGTCTTCAAGAGCTGATCTTCGGGGCCGGGCCGCAGCGCGCCTTGCCGGCGACGTCGCGCATGCTCTGGCGGGCGCTCTCCCCGTTGACGAACAGCCGGACCAGCGCGAACCCTTCCCTCGTCGGCGAGACGATCCGGAGCTGCGGCGCGGCGTCGGGCGCCGCGGCCTCCGCCTCGGCCGCCGCCTCCTGCTCGGAGGAGAAGATCTTGACCTCGACCGCGCCTTCCCGCGCCGCCTTGTCCGTCAGCAGGTAGAAAGGCTGCCCGAAGCGGGTGTGGATCGCCAACGCGCCGTAGGTCGTGGGCAGTTCGGCGCGCATGACCACCGGTCCGCCCGACAGGTCGTAGCGGCACGCCGCCGTGACGAAGGCCGGGTCGCGGAACGGCAGCATGTCGGCGGAAGCGTCCTCGTCGGGAAGCGCGGCGAACCGGCCCTCGGCGCCGAGCCCCGCGAGACGCTCATAGGGGCCGGCCGTCGCGACCCGCGGCACGCCGAGCAGCGAGCCGATATGGACGAGCCCGGCGATCACGACGCTGAGCGCCAGCACATAGGCCGCGCGCATCACCCACATGCGCGCCTCCTGATGCTGAGCAGGCCGGTCG
Protein-coding sequences here:
- a CDS encoding peptidoglycan-binding domain-containing protein, whose protein sequence is MPKAITNRHPLEDEALGPLGSILALVARRPLDMLAGALAAACTVMIFVNALVIQQGRPAVETPRAAPHAAQTAPAQQKSEAPKRSDLVAQVQTALAERDLYEGVVDGLPGSATVAAIRAFEQSQGMTPTGEASDRILAALLTAPMRRSEAARPAKQPTAPAPLATGSTGPVNPKLMAAQRALAKIGYGPVSIDGKLGVETRNAIRNFERDRGIPETGELTPAVLRSLQAVTGAPLQ
- a CDS encoding DUF5330 domain-containing protein, yielding MFFLIRTAFWVSLLLLVLPFGGDGKSGGPSSKDRASIDALSAMAAAGATVSDVGGFCSRQPEACTVGGQALKIVGERAREGATALTGYFAAGAKDAPTAAIDLKTGAAAKSADKSAGQVMPASAGRQTLSPSDRKPAWRGPAT
- a CDS encoding DUF6456 domain-containing protein, whose product is MASISATKRKTSDRKPKRMSSKTQSLARLAAAGARGLADDQQGANWMLENDLAERRDGRLVATDAGRARAIREAGGPEPFLAQHRELGRRVLATGAGRESLLVDLDESPLAWLARRKNRDGRPLLSAVEVTAGERLRADFYRGQMSPRVTANWEASVSRGRRGGGGSVAEMTEAALAARMRVSRALDAVGPELSGALIDVCCFLKGVADVERERGWPARGAKLVLGLALTRLARHYGLMAEGTGGGRIVVWGAPDSRPTIDGV
- a CDS encoding PAS domain-containing sensor histidine kinase; protein product: MLQIAGFQALAEHVAQRVHPLAAHDPALALRHRDVILTHLAVGALPFAGLPALLAFGAAPSGLGIAAFAWATAPIVVALGLSQTGALDRALAGLSFAFIVMVAVAAALTGGLASPALALFLLPVVEAGLTGSRPALKSSVAAILAAIGGLVWLTATGLPAVAFEPAFAIVCGVASSTYAVALALRAVAASAAVERAGQPSDERFELFAGSVGDLVTRHAGNGAATFVSPAAFDLIGAWPRELMGEGLFQRVHIADRPAFLQALACAGDGQDTKVVELRLRRDDASGRPSFVWVEMAARRVRAHEADAVSTQASPVVAMFRDVGARKANEEVLVAAREEAERASLAKTRFLAHMSHELRTPLNAIIGFSEALSDDALMRPTPERRAEYAALIRGSGEHLLEIVNSILDTARIESGAFAVATERCALRPIVETCVSLVALKAQAGGVRLTVDEAPGTPEVDADPRAMTQIALNLVANAVKFTPRGGQVTVSLGSLRGGVSLSVRDTGCGIAPENIARLGEAFFRAEDGVVREGTGLGLSVVRGLVALHGGELEVDSALGRGTTVTVLLPPAKTVINTIEEKARRRA
- a CDS encoding DUF2336 domain-containing protein, with the protein product MTADIFPVETLERLNRQDGVDTRPILVRVLTDLFVQKPEHTAQEVGRYEELAGQLLDVVDVESRAAVARKLANDPRAPRKLIDRLIADVEPVSTPILAYFADAPRVKLLAVALEGGPLDAAAVASRADIDDELARMLAHHQDDLVLETLAANPAAALRDGPLQSLVERAVGAPALAAVLLRRDDIDAAALAPLYRQAGPDRRAAIREALAARPPRLSTAARTVRNAEALSEMLATLDAGPGQAEAIAEALADALALKPDEAARLATEASGEPFVMMLRAAGVSDEMIVRALLIAQPEIAQSVVRFFGLVEIAEATPRAAAAELVFALAGMPIRAAAPRHEPAFEPLTTPDRAGAARTAAASGRRAVDRDRQEAARRRG
- a CDS encoding MucR family transcriptional regulator, translating into MSDTAPSSNYIELAADIVSAYVSNNSVAAADLPSLINEVHGALSRVSTGVVETVAEAPKPAVPLKKSVTSDYIICLEDGKKFKSLKRHLRTQYNMSPEEYREKWGLAPDYPMVAPNYAAARSELAKKMGLGQQRGKRGR
- a CDS encoding SufE family protein; translation: MTIDEIIDGFEFIDDWEERIRFLIELGRELEPLPEEAHTAANKVQGCASQVWLQTSVGPGPDQVMTFRGDSDAHLVKGLVAVTIALYSGRKAREVLAIDAGETFDRIKLREHLTPQRSNGLRSMVERIKREAASIVGAEGAPASA
- a CDS encoding DUF1491 family protein translates to MSARVTSDFWVSAYVRRCALEGAYALIRKRGSREAGAIFIVVDRLDRTNDLYGPAPQSEADDDLNGRNFERVAEGLDGLAIEEKLAREARFDPDLWIVVVEDRTGDAHFTTD